In the genome of Sulfurimonas autotrophica DSM 16294, the window CTCTTAGACCCGGCTGGCCGTCTATGTTTAGAGCGTATCTGCATAATGAAGAAAAATATAAAAAATCTTTTGTCGGTGGATGGTATATCTCAGGAGACTTGGCTTATAAAGATGAAGACGGGTATTATTGGTTTGTCGGCCGTGCAGATGATATTATAAAAACATCCGGACACATGGTAGGTCCTTTTGAGGTTGAAAGCGCCCTGATGGAGCACCCTGCGGTTGCCGAAGCTGGAGTTATCGGTAAACCGGATGAGCTTATCGGACAGCTTGTCAAGGCTTTTGTGTCTTTAAAACACGGGTATGAGCCGACAGAAGAATTAAAACGGGAACTTATTGGTTTTGCACGCAAAAAGCTAGGTGCAGCAGTAGCTCCAAAAGAGATAGAGTTTCAAGAAAAGCTTCCTAAAACCCGTAGCGGCAAGATTATGAGAAGACTGTTAAAAGCAAGAGAAATGGGATTGCCTGAAGGTGATACTTCTACCTTGGAAGAGTAAGGAATTATTATGAAATTAGACATAAATAAGGCAAAAGAGTTCTATTCTCAAATGCTTTTAATTAGACGATTTGAAGAAAAATGTGCACAAGAATACTCTCACCAGAAGATTCGTGGTTTTTTACACCTTTACATAGGAGAAGAGGCCGTCGGAGTGGGTGTCATTGATGCTTTAAGTGATGAGGATGCAATAGTGGCAACATACAGAGAACATGGACAGGCGTTGGCAAGAGGCATACCGGCAAACAGTATTATGGCGGAACTTTATGGAAAAGCGGAAGGTGTGTCACATGGTCGTGGCGGTTCAATGCATTTATATAGTGCACAGAAACGCTTTTATGGAGGAAATGCAATTGTTGCGGCAGGGCTTCCTTTTGCCGTCGGTATGGCACTTGCCGATAAAATGGCGAAACGTAATCGTGTTACGTTATGCCTTTTTGGTGACGGTGCCGTGGCTGAGGGTGAATTTCATGAATCGTTAAACCTTGCAGCATTATGGAATCTTCCTGTTTTGTTTGTATGTGAAAATAATCAATACGGCATGGGAACAGCTTTGAAGTATGCTGAGTCCGAGACAAATATTTCCAAAAAAGCGGCTGCTTATAAAATAAGTTCACA includes:
- the pdhA gene encoding pyruvate dehydrogenase (acetyl-transferring) E1 component subunit alpha — its product is MKLDINKAKEFYSQMLLIRRFEEKCAQEYSHQKIRGFLHLYIGEEAVGVGVIDALSDEDAIVATYREHGQALARGIPANSIMAELYGKAEGVSHGRGGSMHLYSAQKRFYGGNAIVAAGLPFAVGMALADKMAKRNRVTLCLFGDGAVAEGEFHESLNLAALWNLPVLFVCENNQYGMGTALKYAESETNISKKAAAYKISSHQVDGMDVLEVSKMAQKAIKSIKAGKGPQFIEAITYRFRAHSMFDAELYRDKSEVQEWKKRDPLLVFKDRLKEMDIVINTQEIEKEISKTVEDAVAFAEAGTLEPVEDLEKFVYSQGAVK